One genomic segment of Thermus oshimai DSM 12092 includes these proteins:
- a CDS encoding ABC transporter ATP-binding protein, translated as MTVARCRGLRKVYYPVGGGEVLALEGVDLEVGAGEFWALLGPSGCGKTTLLHILAGLDRAYEGEVEVRGRVGLVFQEPRLLPWLTVEENLRFVLDRPGPEMGARIRAWLARLGLEGQANRYPGELSLGMQQRVAVIRAFLLEPDLLLMDEPFSALDELTAQRLREELLELWAGQGAAVVFVTHNPLEAAYLADRVALMTSRPGHIAEVVDLRPLPRPRNPDDRRLWEISRELVRRLWQRGKVRGM; from the coding sequence ATGACCGTGGCCCGCTGCCGGGGCCTGCGAAAGGTCTACTACCCCGTGGGCGGGGGAGAGGTCCTGGCCCTGGAGGGGGTGGACCTGGAGGTGGGGGCGGGGGAGTTTTGGGCCCTGTTGGGCCCCTCGGGGTGCGGGAAAACCACCCTCCTCCACATCCTGGCGGGGCTGGACCGGGCCTACGAAGGGGAGGTTGAGGTCCGGGGGCGGGTGGGGCTGGTCTTCCAGGAGCCCCGCCTTCTTCCTTGGCTCACGGTGGAGGAGAACCTCCGTTTCGTCTTGGACCGGCCTGGGCCCGAGATGGGGGCCCGCATCCGCGCCTGGCTGGCCCGGCTGGGCCTCGAGGGCCAGGCCAACCGCTACCCCGGGGAACTCTCCTTGGGGATGCAGCAGCGGGTAGCCGTGATCCGGGCCTTTCTGCTGGAGCCCGACCTCCTCCTCATGGACGAGCCCTTCTCCGCTCTGGACGAGCTCACCGCCCAGCGCCTGCGGGAGGAGCTCTTGGAGCTCTGGGCCGGGCAAGGGGCCGCCGTGGTTTTCGTCACCCACAACCCCCTGGAGGCCGCTTACCTGGCCGACCGCGTGGCCCTCATGACCTCTAGGCCCGGCCACATCGCGGAGGTGGTGGACCTCCGCCCCCTCCCCCGGCCGCGCAATCCCGACGATCGCCGGCTTTGGGAGATCTCCCGCGAGCTTGTTCGCCGCCTCTGGCAAAGGGGTAAGGTCCGGGGAATGTGA
- a CDS encoding ABC transporter permease, with the protein MAVLPKARGGKPLGGGARAFSLISLVSVLAAWLLLTWALGPQVFPGPGETLAFLSQEARGPLWYHLGITLLRVGLAFALALVLGAGVGILVGLYRAAERLLEAWVALGLNLPRILPLVMAYLLLGLNEQAAVLALVIILAPQVVVQVREGVRALDTKLLEMARAFRRPRTLVLRRVVLPQLLPYFVGAARSTLALAWKMVVLAELLGRTSGVGYQINFYFQMFEMRGILAYGLAMTLVLALVDKAFVLLGERLARWRRPVEGL; encoded by the coding sequence ATGGCGGTTCTGCCCAAGGCTAGAGGCGGGAAACCCTTGGGGGGTGGGGCCCGGGCCTTCTCCCTGATCTCCTTGGTTAGTGTCCTGGCCGCCTGGCTCCTCCTCACCTGGGCCCTGGGCCCCCAGGTCTTCCCGGGCCCGGGGGAAACCCTGGCCTTCCTCTCCCAGGAGGCCCGGGGGCCCCTCTGGTACCACCTGGGGATTACCCTCCTGCGGGTGGGCCTGGCCTTCGCCTTGGCCCTGGTCCTGGGGGCGGGGGTGGGGATCCTGGTGGGGCTCTACCGTGCGGCGGAGCGCCTCCTCGAGGCCTGGGTGGCTCTGGGGCTCAACCTTCCCCGGATCCTGCCCCTGGTCATGGCCTACCTCCTCCTGGGCCTTAACGAGCAGGCCGCGGTCCTCGCCCTGGTGATCATCCTGGCCCCCCAGGTGGTGGTCCAGGTGCGGGAAGGGGTGCGCGCCCTGGACACCAAGCTCTTGGAGATGGCCCGCGCCTTCCGGCGTCCCCGTACCCTGGTCCTACGGCGGGTGGTTCTGCCGCAGCTCCTCCCCTATTTCGTCGGGGCCGCCCGGAGCACCCTTGCCCTGGCCTGGAAGATGGTGGTTCTGGCCGAACTCCTGGGGCGGACGAGCGGGGTGGGGTACCAGATCAACTTCTACTTCCAGATGTTCGAGATGCGGGGGATCCTGGCCTACGGCCTCGCCATGACCTTGGTTCTTGCCCTCGTGGACAAGGCCTTCGTGCTTCTAGGGGAGCGGCTCGCCCGCTGGCGCCGCCCGGTGGAGGGCCTATGA
- a CDS encoding ABC transporter substrate-binding protein — protein MRQSVWWIALLGLVGLGLAQGTKSIRAGLQAGGTFAWVVYAMERYGIAKELGLEVKATTYATKQATEIALRAGEAQVVVDDFVGVVLARQGGIPVRAVYPFSLLTGGVVVRADSPIRGVADLKGKVIGAASLDDKSLLLLRALAVARYGFDPQKEAKVLAVAPPLMAELLRRGELEAALPYWHFIARMVATGEYRELISNAEMLRELGLPTDLPLLLVVAREDTDPEALRLFLRGLNLAQERMRRDEAFWNELLDRGLYALPDRSLLPAVRKRWEGGLATRWDAGVIVGLTNLVQRLVQVAGSEVMGIRRLDPRAFALSVGP, from the coding sequence ATGCGGCAAAGTGTATGGTGGATTGCGCTCCTAGGCCTGGTGGGGCTTGGGCTGGCCCAGGGGACCAAGAGCATCCGGGCCGGGCTCCAGGCGGGGGGGACCTTTGCCTGGGTGGTCTACGCCATGGAGCGCTACGGGATCGCCAAGGAGCTGGGCCTGGAGGTTAAGGCCACCACCTACGCCACCAAGCAGGCCACCGAGATTGCCCTCCGCGCCGGCGAGGCCCAGGTGGTGGTGGACGACTTCGTGGGGGTGGTCCTCGCCCGCCAGGGGGGAATCCCGGTGCGGGCCGTCTACCCCTTTAGCCTCCTCACGGGGGGCGTGGTGGTGCGGGCGGATAGCCCTATCAGGGGCGTGGCCGACCTGAAGGGCAAGGTCATCGGGGCCGCTAGCCTGGACGACAAGAGCCTCCTCCTTCTACGGGCTTTGGCCGTGGCCCGCTATGGCTTCGATCCCCAGAAGGAGGCCAAGGTTCTGGCCGTCGCTCCCCCCCTCATGGCCGAACTCCTCCGCCGGGGAGAGCTGGAGGCCGCCCTTCCTTACTGGCACTTCATCGCCCGGATGGTGGCTACGGGGGAGTACCGGGAGCTGATCTCCAACGCGGAGATGCTCCGGGAGCTCGGCCTGCCCACGGATCTCCCCCTGCTTCTCGTGGTGGCCCGGGAGGACACGGACCCCGAGGCCCTGCGGCTCTTCCTCAGGGGCCTTAACCTGGCGCAGGAGCGGATGCGCCGGGATGAAGCCTTCTGGAACGAGCTTCTGGACCGCGGCCTCTACGCCCTCCCTGACCGGAGCCTTCTTCCTGCGGTGCGCAAGCGCTGGGAGGGCGGCCTGGCCACGCGGTGGGACGCCGGGGTCATCGTGGGGCTTACCAACCTGGTCCAGCGGCTGGTCCAGGTGGCGGGGTCTGAGGTGATGGGGATCCGGCGGCTTGATCCCCGGGCCTTCGCGCTTTCCGTGGGGCCCTGA
- a CDS encoding ABC transporter permease → MAKRPRALDPWVVLALWRREMLRYLRDRSQPFGGLSRTVLWLLILGFGLGASFRDIEGYTYAQYIFPGVVTLNILFASLQSAITLVWDREVGLLREVLVSPAPMLSVALGKLLGGATVAVIQGLIPFLFAPLIGVSLTLFQLLLALGVMFSMGVLMSALGVVIASRLSTFEGFGSISNGVIQPLYFLSGSIFPLKGIIGGVGFLDLPENLRAELERLGIHTIGGGWMVQLPAWLQVLVYLNPVSYQLDLLRYVTLGYQQLPLVADLLVVSVLPLLAAVFAALAIARMRRR, encoded by the coding sequence TTGGCAAAGCGGCCCCGGGCCCTTGACCCCTGGGTGGTCCTGGCGCTGTGGCGGCGGGAGATGCTGCGCTACCTGCGCGACCGTTCCCAGCCCTTTGGGGGGCTTTCGCGGACGGTCCTTTGGCTCCTCATCCTAGGCTTCGGCCTGGGGGCCTCCTTTCGGGACATCGAGGGCTACACCTACGCCCAGTACATCTTCCCCGGGGTGGTTACCCTCAACATCCTTTTCGCTTCCTTGCAGTCGGCCATCACCCTGGTCTGGGACCGGGAGGTGGGGCTTTTGCGGGAGGTTTTGGTCTCGCCAGCCCCCATGCTCTCTGTGGCCCTGGGCAAGCTCCTGGGCGGGGCTACCGTGGCGGTGATCCAGGGCCTGATCCCCTTCCTCTTTGCCCCCTTGATCGGCGTCAGCCTTACGCTTTTCCAGTTGCTTCTGGCCCTTGGGGTCATGTTCTCCATGGGGGTGCTGATGAGCGCGCTCGGGGTGGTGATCGCTTCCCGCCTTAGCACCTTCGAGGGCTTTGGCAGCATCTCCAACGGGGTCATCCAGCCCCTCTACTTCCTCTCCGGCTCCATCTTTCCCCTGAAGGGCATCATCGGCGGTGTGGGGTTTCTGGACCTGCCGGAGAACCTGCGGGCTGAGCTGGAGAGGCTTGGGATCCACACCATCGGCGGCGGCTGGATGGTGCAGCTGCCGGCCTGGCTCCAGGTGCTGGTCTACCTTAACCCCGTGAGCTACCAGCTGGACCTTCTGCGCTACGTGACCCTTGGCTACCAGCAGCTCCCCTTGGTGGCCGACCTGTTGGTGGTTTCGGTGCTCCCACTTTTGGCGGCGGTCTTCGCCGCTTTAGCGATTGCGAGGATGCGAAGGAGGTGA
- a CDS encoding ABC transporter ATP-binding protein → MVAIECRALERRFGPVTAVEGLSFAVASGELFALLGPNGAGKTTTLHMLITLLEPTSGEARVLGFDVVREAAEVRARIGVVFQEPALDERLTAWENLEIHAYLYGLPRREIPSRVEEALRWASLEGAASRPVRTFSGGMKRRLELARALMHGPQVLFLDEPTLGLDPQGRRHLWESIAALRGRGLTVFLTTHYLVEAEACDRVGIIDQGRLVALGSPAELKRQVLDTPEGSLEEVFIALTGRALRDGEATPKDRFLGFRRRGGEHTR, encoded by the coding sequence ATGGTGGCCATCGAGTGCCGGGCGCTGGAACGCCGCTTTGGCCCGGTGACGGCGGTGGAAGGGCTGAGCTTTGCCGTGGCTTCGGGGGAGCTCTTTGCCCTTCTGGGCCCCAACGGCGCCGGCAAGACCACCACCCTGCACATGCTCATCACCCTCCTGGAACCCACTTCCGGCGAGGCTCGGGTCCTGGGGTTTGACGTGGTGCGGGAGGCCGCGGAGGTGCGCGCGCGCATCGGGGTGGTCTTCCAGGAGCCGGCGTTGGACGAGCGCCTCACCGCCTGGGAAAACCTCGAGATCCACGCGTACCTCTACGGCCTGCCCCGGCGGGAGATCCCTTCCCGGGTGGAGGAGGCCCTTCGGTGGGCCTCGTTGGAAGGAGCCGCCAGCCGACCGGTGCGCACCTTTTCCGGGGGGATGAAGCGGCGGCTAGAGCTGGCCCGGGCCCTCATGCACGGGCCCCAGGTCCTTTTCCTGGACGAGCCCACCCTGGGCCTGGACCCCCAGGGGAGGCGCCACCTCTGGGAGAGCATCGCCGCCCTCAGGGGCCGGGGGCTTACCGTTTTCCTGACCACCCATTACCTGGTGGAGGCCGAGGCCTGCGACCGGGTGGGGATCATCGATCAGGGCCGCTTGGTCGCCCTGGGCAGCCCGGCCGAGCTCAAGCGCCAGGTCCTGGATACCCCGGAAGGCAGCCTCGAGGAGGTCTTTATCGCCCTGACCGGGCGGGCCCTGCGCGACGGGGAGGCCACGCCCAAGGACCGCTTCCTGGGCTTCCGCCGGAGAGGAGGGGAGCATACCCGATGA
- a CDS encoding beta-propeller fold lactonase family protein, whose amino-acid sequence MGRYRWLTLIGLIGFVALLPTSLVQPAVRYRAYVSNEYGASITVLDVATDAVIGTIPISGRPGEVRPRGMAVSPDGRIIYVALSDFQPILEVPEDKIVAIEVATNKVVAEYRVGSNPERVALNPEGTQLWAANENAARATGFDLETGRTLGEFQTGVEPEGVAVSPDGRFVYVTGETSHTVTVIDAKELRPVKHFLVGHRPRFVVFSQDGSKAYVSAEIGGTVSVVDAKAHRVVETISLGLDSRPVEMALSPDGKRLYVAGGGTSAVYVIDTATNRVLRTIRERMGRRPWGITITPDGRKIYTANGLSDSVSIIDPESLSVVRSVSVGRGPHSVVIGVVR is encoded by the coding sequence ATGGGGCGCTACCGCTGGCTGACCCTTATCGGCCTTATCGGCTTCGTGGCCCTGCTGCCCACCTCTTTGGTCCAACCGGCGGTCCGCTACCGGGCCTACGTTTCCAATGAGTACGGGGCCAGCATCACCGTGCTTGACGTGGCCACCGATGCGGTGATCGGCACCATCCCCATCTCGGGCCGGCCTGGGGAGGTGCGCCCCAGGGGCATGGCGGTGAGCCCGGACGGGAGGATCATCTACGTGGCGTTAAGTGACTTCCAGCCCATCCTGGAGGTCCCTGAGGACAAGATCGTGGCCATCGAGGTGGCCACCAACAAGGTCGTCGCCGAGTACCGGGTGGGCTCTAACCCGGAGCGGGTGGCCCTGAACCCGGAGGGCACCCAGCTCTGGGCGGCCAATGAGAACGCCGCCCGGGCCACCGGCTTCGACCTGGAGACCGGGAGGACCCTGGGGGAGTTCCAGACCGGGGTGGAGCCCGAAGGGGTGGCGGTGAGCCCGGACGGGCGCTTCGTCTACGTCACCGGCGAGACCAGCCACACGGTTACGGTCATCGACGCCAAGGAGCTCAGGCCGGTCAAGCACTTCCTGGTGGGCCACCGTCCTCGCTTCGTGGTCTTCTCACAGGACGGCTCCAAAGCCTACGTCTCCGCGGAGATCGGTGGCACGGTCTCGGTGGTGGACGCCAAGGCCCACCGGGTTGTTGAAACCATCTCCTTAGGGCTCGATTCCCGGCCGGTGGAGATGGCCCTCTCCCCAGACGGTAAAAGGCTTTACGTGGCCGGTGGGGGCACCAGCGCGGTCTACGTGATCGACACCGCCACCAACCGGGTGCTGCGCACCATCCGGGAGCGCATGGGCCGCCGTCCCTGGGGGATCACCATCACCCCGGACGGGAGGAAAATCTACACCGCAAACGGCCTCTCGGACAGCGTTTCCATCATTGATCCCGAAAGCCTCAGCGTGGTGAGAAGCGTGAGCGTGGGGCGTGGGCCTCACTCGGTGGTCATTGGGGTGGTGCGATGA
- a CDS encoding ABC transporter substrate-binding protein: MPKSVSLTRRQVLALGGSALFLRTLEGWAQGEALRIGAVLPSRPGSEWEARAAEALRMGLEMARDEYGENAALLGQRLDVVLREARDREAASQEAERLIRQEEVYALVGGLGGQAEALMGVAERLRVPFLNVGDPSDRLRNEGCRRYAFHLEASAAMYLDALAAWFVQAGFRSWFLVYPEGREGQALYQRARKSLLERHFGAREVGRAVVAPARPDFRPVLEALRRARPQAVLLLLGAEAQLSFLAQYEPLGLPTQVTGFPYPETQTRAFFAASRARARRAGAGYRAVLWEAKLDAYGARELNARFLERYRRPMDPSAWAGYQSVKILYEAAAFGGGPEPARVRAYLENPQTVFDVHKGIGVSFRPWDHQLRQSLYLVKVSPEAQGVWDLATLVGELPAIYRPGTDPVERLDQIGDLRRESRCRFGGEGWGATAG, translated from the coding sequence ATGCCGAAAAGCGTTTCCCTGACCCGCCGCCAGGTCCTGGCTCTAGGCGGCAGCGCCTTATTCCTGAGGACCCTGGAGGGTTGGGCCCAGGGGGAGGCCTTGCGTATCGGGGCCGTCCTGCCTTCCAGGCCCGGTTCCGAATGGGAGGCGAGGGCGGCAGAGGCCCTGCGGATGGGCCTCGAGATGGCCCGGGACGAGTACGGGGAGAACGCCGCTCTCTTGGGCCAGCGCCTCGATGTTGTTTTGCGCGAAGCCCGGGATAGGGAGGCCGCATCCCAAGAGGCGGAGCGCCTTATCCGGCAGGAAGAGGTCTACGCCCTGGTCGGAGGCCTAGGGGGTCAAGCCGAGGCCCTCATGGGGGTGGCGGAGCGGCTACGGGTGCCCTTCCTCAACGTGGGCGACCCCTCGGACCGCCTGCGCAACGAGGGGTGCCGCCGCTACGCCTTCCACCTGGAGGCCAGCGCGGCCATGTACCTCGATGCCCTTGCGGCCTGGTTCGTCCAGGCGGGGTTTAGGAGCTGGTTTTTGGTCTACCCAGAGGGCCGGGAAGGGCAGGCCTTGTACCAGCGGGCCAGGAAGTCCCTCCTGGAAAGGCACTTTGGCGCCCGGGAGGTCGGGCGGGCTGTGGTGGCCCCGGCCCGGCCCGACTTCCGCCCGGTCCTCGAGGCCCTCCGCCGCGCCCGCCCCCAGGCGGTCCTCCTCCTCCTCGGCGCCGAGGCCCAGCTTAGCTTCCTGGCCCAGTACGAGCCCTTGGGGCTTCCCACCCAGGTTACCGGCTTCCCCTACCCCGAGACCCAGACCCGGGCCTTCTTCGCCGCCTCCAGGGCCCGGGCCAGGCGGGCCGGGGCAGGGTACCGGGCGGTGCTCTGGGAGGCCAAGCTCGACGCCTACGGGGCCCGGGAACTCAACGCCCGCTTTCTGGAACGCTACCGGCGCCCCATGGACCCCTCGGCCTGGGCCGGGTACCAGTCTGTGAAGATCCTTTACGAGGCTGCGGCCTTCGGTGGGGGGCCGGAGCCCGCGAGGGTCCGGGCTTATCTGGAGAATCCCCAGACGGTCTTCGACGTGCACAAGGGGATCGGGGTTTCCTTCCGCCCCTGGGACCACCAGCTCAGGCAGAGCCTCTACCTCGTAAAGGTCAGCCCCGAGGCCCAGGGGGTCTGGGACCTCGCCACCTTGGTGGGCGAGCTGCCCGCCATCTATCGGCCCGGCACCGACCCGGTAGAACGGCTGGACCAGATCGGCGACCTGCGGCGCGAAAGCCGCTGTCGGTTTGGAGGAGAAGGATGGGGCGCTACCGCTGGCTGA